The proteins below are encoded in one region of Apium graveolens cultivar Ventura chromosome 4, ASM990537v1, whole genome shotgun sequence:
- the LOC141719026 gene encoding uncharacterized protein LOC141719026, with protein sequence MVTDEELVSRLHHLLSTSDLNTTTNGILRRQLEQDFGISLSDKKSFIRQQVDLYLLSQEQKDEQQVEEAEDQEQEQEQEEEVLDVEEEEEEEEEDEEEEEKAPLSRTRPKKQKKKVKRKGGGGGGGFTKVCSLSPELQKFTGVSELARTEVVKQIWKYIREKNLQDPLDKRNIICDDALRDLFNVDSVNMFQMNKVLSKHIWPLESNGKEQEGEAEEANEESSGDDKARATAKKRSKKESKNVKGKGGGSGFTKVCSLSPELQKFTGVPELARTEVVKQMWSYIRENNLQDPSDRRNIICDDALRALFNVDSINMFQMNKVLTKHIWPLDSDASINSTPKEKQLKHEREDPDEPKRKEKRQKSFKTCDTEDGVIVPLSDALVNFLGTGETSLARSDVIKRIWSYIEHNNLQDPFDSGRVISDEKLKELFEVDAFNRLSVTKFLKSHFVEAEK encoded by the exons ATGGTAACGGATGAGGAGCTGGTGAGTCGTTTACACCACCTGCTAAGCACGTCGGACCTCAACACCACCACCAACGGCATTCTTCGCCGCCAACTCGAGCAAGATTTTGGTATCAGCTTGTCTGATAAGAAATCTTTTATCCGTCAACAAGTTGATCTTTATCTCCTATCGCAAGAACAAAAAGATGAACAACAAGTTGAAGAAGCAGAGGACCAAGAACAAGAACAAGAACAAGAAGAAGAGGTTTTAGatgtagaagaagaagaagaagaggaggagGAGGATGAGGAAGAGGAAGAAAAGGCCCCTCTTTCCAGAACAAG GCCAAAGAAGCAGAAAAAGAAAGTCAAAAGAAAAGGAGGTGGAGGCGGAGGCGGATTTACGAAAGTATGCAGTCTCTCCCCAGAACTTCAAAAGTTCACCGGAGTCTCTGAATTGGCAAGAACCGAG GTTGTAAAACAGATATGGAAGTATATTCGAGAAAAGAATTTGCAAGACCCATTAGACAAGAGAAATATCATTTGTGATGATGCATTACGTGACCTTTTTAATGTGGATTCTGTAAATATGTTTCAAATGAACAAGGTCCTATCTAAGCATATCTGGCCATTGGAATCTAATG GGAAAGAGCAAGAAGGAGAAGCGGAGGAGGCAAACGAGGAGAGCAGTGGTGATGACAAGGCTAGAGCTACAGCTAAGAAAAG GTccaagaaagagagtaaaaatgtgaaaggaaAAGGGGGTGGAAGTGGATTTACAAAAGTGTGTAGTCTCTCTCCAGAACTCCAAAAATTCACTGGAGTTCCTGAATTGGCAAGAACTGAG GTTGTTAAACAAATGTGGAGTTATATTCGAGAAAATAATTTGCAAGACCCATCAGACAGGAGAAATATAATTTGTGATGATGCGTTACGTGCCCTTTTCAATGTGGATTCTATTAATATGTTCCAAATGAACAAGGTCCTAACTAAGCATATATGGCCATTGGATTCTGATG CTTCAATCAATTCTACACCGAAggagaagcagcttaagcatgaGAGAGAAG ATCCAGATGAACCAAAGAGAAAGGAGAAGCGCCAGAAGAGTTTTAAAACGTGTGATACAGAGGACGGGGTCATTGTTCCACTTTCAGATGCTCTGGTAAACTTTCTGGGTACTGGTGAAACGTCATTGGCACGATCTGATGTTATAAAGAGGATATGGAGCTACATCGAACATAATAATCTCCAg GATCCATTTGATTCAGGAAGAGTAATATCTGATGAGAAGTTGAAAGAGctttttgaagtggatgctttTAATAGACTCTCTGTTACAAAATTCCTGAAGAGTCATTTTGTGGAGGCTGAAAAGTGA